The proteins below are encoded in one region of Hordeum vulgare subsp. vulgare chromosome 3H, MorexV3_pseudomolecules_assembly, whole genome shotgun sequence:
- the LOC123443980 gene encoding uncharacterized protein LOC123443980 isoform X3, producing the protein MEKCLSHWVISLHFSKQGRVLITASMDGVICELDTCTGKPNGTLKVSKKSINSLTVSHDEKFMVVSGKTAKLYSMKDKKEILKIPSDDGPIQLMSVSDEARTLVSCTDNNKEVKVWSCDHHNCTIISTVSLVMHTQPKTVECKRSTSYEAGGIVLAVSKKGVAYVWHLQTLTQDEVVPTKISVKKSFDKKGRVPIILAKLCDAEEDNTIKVHVVFGSLDCLQFKIIVLGENCEDINLVA; encoded by the exons GTCATTTCTCTTCACTTTTCGAAACAAGGGCGTGTTCTTATTACTGCTAGCATGGATGGAGTTATATGTGAATTGGATACTTGTACTGGAAAACCCAACGGCACTTTGAAAGTTTCGAAGAAGTCAATTAATTCTTTGACAGTTTCTCATG ATGAGAAGTTTATGGTTGTCTCAGGTAAGACAGCAAAATTATACAGTATGAAGGATAAAAAAGAGATTCTGAAGATTCCTTCTGATGAT GGCCCTATCCAGCTGATGTCTGTGTCCGATGAAGCGCGCACATTAGTTTCTTGTACTGACAATAATAAAGAAGTCAAAGTCTGGTCTTGTGATCACCACAATTGCACTATCATTTCTACAGTCTCCCTTGTCATGCATACTCAGCCAAAGACAGTAGAGTGTAAAAGGAGCACATCATATGAAGCCGGGGGAATTGTTCTTGCAGTATCGAAGAAAGGTGTGGCTTATGTGTGGCACTTGCAGACCCTTACCCAAGATGAAGTAGTGCCCACCAAAATCTCAGTAAAAAAATCATTTGATAAAAAGGGCCGTGTCCCAATTATTTTAGCTAAGTTATGTGATGCCGAAGAAGACAACACAATCAAGGTTCATGTTGTGTTTGGATCACTAGACTGTTTACAGTTCAAGATTATTGTATTGGGTGAGAATTGTGAGGACATCAACTTGGTTGCGTAA